In Castanea sativa cultivar Marrone di Chiusa Pesio chromosome 6, ASM4071231v1, a single window of DNA contains:
- the LOC142638264 gene encoding uncharacterized protein LOC142638264: protein MEGTTSSNSNNTVKKQAPQLATLLKEMKEGLDTVKANQFPTADGISYLETKHLLLLNYCQSLVYYLLRKEKGFSIEGHPVVRSLIETRLFLEKIRPIDKKLQYQIRKLTRVTTDTIEVVGPSKKESDASKRIEDPLMYHPNPDMLAPQYDIVPPEGGGGAYRPPKLVPVVMEEDKISKKERNALRKEKQVLRQSRQSDFMREMMDNMEGRPEEVREIIGAESVEVSRYKAKMEKYARQEEELFTCAPMTKMEKKKEKHLKKSRSGLLGLTESFYDEIKALPLEDDNSEQATGFGNGSGKGKLKKRKRRY from the exons atgGAAGGGACTACCAGCTCAAATTCCAATAACACAGttaaaaa ACAAGCCCCCCAATTAGCTACATTGTTGAAAGAGATGAAGGAAGGGTTAGATACT GTGAAAGCAAATCAATTCCCGACAGCAGATGGGATAAGCTATCTTGAAACCAAACATTTGCTTCTCCTAAACTATTGCCAGTCACTGGTCTATTATCTACTTCGCAAAGAAAAAGGTTTCTCAATTGAGGGGCATCCTGTGGTTCGGAGCCTAATAGAGACAAGATTGTTTTTGGAGAAG ATACGACCAATTGACAAAAAACTCCAATACCAAATCCGTAAGCTTACAAGGGTTACCACAGATACAATAGAAGTTGTAGGTCCAAGTAAAAAGGAATCGGATGCCTCCAAGAGGATAGAGGATCCATTGATGTATCATCCAAACCCTGACATGCTTGCTCCCCAATATGATATAGTACCTCCG gaaggtggtggtggtgcgTATCGACCCCCCAAACTTGTCCCTGTTGTTATGGAGGAagataaaatctcaaaaaaggaaaggaatgcCTTGAGAAAGGAGAAACAGGTGCTTCGACAATCTAGGCAGAGTGATTTTATGCGTGAGATGATGGATAATATGGAGGGGAGACCTGAAGAG GTCAGAGAAATTATAGGAGCTGAAAGTGTTGAGGTTTCTAGGTATAAGGCAAAAATGGAGAAGTATGCTCGGCAGGAAGAAGAGCTTTTTACTTGTGCTCCTATGACGAAGAtggaaaagaagaaggagaaacaTTTGAAGAAATCAAGAAGTGG GTTGCTAGGTTTGACGGAAAGTTTCTATGATGAAATCAAAGCTTTACCGTTAGAGGATGATAACAGCGAACAAGCAACAGGCTTTGGTAATGGTAGTGGAAAGGGGAAACTTAAGAAACGCAAG AGGAGGTATTGA